A window of Roseovarius sp. THAF27 contains these coding sequences:
- a CDS encoding cytochrome c family protein: protein MKIHVTAIALASLAAPALAQDGDAEAGEKAFRQCKACHMVIDDAGETIVKGGQVGPNLYGLSGRTAGSVEDFNYSDLLVAAGEAGLEWDQESFAGYVQDPTPWLKEYTGEDGRGKMTFKLRKEEDAADIWAYLASVGPES, encoded by the coding sequence ATGAAGATCCACGTTACAGCCATCGCCCTCGCCAGCCTCGCCGCCCCCGCCCTTGCCCAGGATGGCGACGCCGAAGCCGGCGAGAAAGCCTTTCGCCAGTGCAAGGCCTGCCACATGGTCATCGACGACGCAGGCGAAACCATCGTAAAGGGCGGTCAGGTCGGGCCCAACCTTTACGGTCTATCGGGCCGCACCGCAGGCTCGGTCGAAGACTTCAACTATTCCGACCTGCTGGTCGCCGCCGGCGAAGCGGGCCTCGAATGGGATCAGGAAAGCTTCGCGGGCTACGTACAGGACCCGACGCCCTGGCTGAAGGAATACACCGGCGAAGACGGTCGCGGGAAAATGACCTTCAAGCTGCGCAAGGAAGAGGATGCGGCGGATATCTGGGCCTATCTTGCCTCGGTCGGTCCCGAGAGCTGA